The nucleotide sequence CAGGCTTCCTCGTCGGGCCTCGGCGTGAGGAGGCGTCAGCGCAGGTGCTTGTTGAAGAACTCCAGCGTCCGGGTCCAGGCGAGCTTCGCGGCCTTGGGGTCGTAGCGCGGCGTCGTGTCGTTGTTGAAGCCGTGCTGGGTGCCCGGATACGTGAACGCCTGGTAGTCCACCTTGTTCGCCTTCAGCGCTTCCTCGTACGGAGGGAAGCTCGTGTTGACGCGCGGGTCGGTCTCGGCGAAGTGGATCAGCAGCGGCGCTTTGATCTTCCCTACCTCTTCGGGCGCCGGTGAGGTGCCGTAGAAGGGCACGGCTGCCGCGAGCTTGGGCACCCGCGACGCGAGGATGTTCGCCATGGCGCCGCCGTAGCAGAACCCGACCACGCCGACCTTGCCCGTCGAGTCCGGCCGCTTCATCAGCCACTGGACGGCCGCGACGAAGTCTTCTCGCGACTTCGTCTGGTCCAGCTTCTGGAAGAGCGTACGCGCTTCGTCTTCGGTGCCGGGGTAGCCGCCGAGCGGGAAGAGCGCGTCGGGAGCGAACGCCATGAAGTCCTCCAGCGCCAGCCGCCGCGTGATGTCCTCGATGTGCGGATTGAGGCCTCGGTTCTCATGGATGACGAGAATCGTGGGTAGC is from Pyxidicoccus xibeiensis and encodes:
- a CDS encoding dienelactone hydrolase family protein, translated to MEMKRAEDFDQDLLLLFDAYVHGDIDRRGFLERAARFATGGVTAAMLLGLLSPKFAEAQQVQKDDARLKTEYAEYDSPKGYGKMRGYLARPAKAKGKLPTILVIHENRGLNPHIEDITRRLALEDFMAFAPDALFPLGGYPGTEDEARTLFQKLDQTKSREDFVAAVQWLMKRPDSTGKVGVVGFCYGGAMANILASRVPKLAAAVPFYGTSPAPEEVGKIKAPLLIHFAETDPRVNTSFPPYEEALKANKVDYQAFTYPGTQHGFNNDTTPRYDPKAAKLAWTRTLEFFNKHLR